The Pagrus major chromosome 1, Pma_NU_1.0 genome includes the window ATTTACTGTTTATTAGGCCTTAAAAGATTTTTGTCTTAGAATTGTGATTTTTCTTAATCAGAATTTAGTCATCAGAATATAACTTAATTTCTTCAGTAATCACATCATCttgttgaaaaaatatataatgaaaatagAAAGACAAGCAAAGCATGAAAAAGGCATGCCttcaccaaacaaacaaaccaaaatattATGGAACACAAGAGCTCGATTTTTGCTCCAAAATTGCAGTACAGCACTTTATTAATATCACCACACCCTCTGCTGGGCCACTGGGGTGCATGCAGTCCAAACTGTTGcaggtgaggaaaaaaacagtgcagCACTGCCTCAAAGACACCAACAGTAATTTGTTGTTGAACAAAGGCCTTGTTTAGTGTCTGACATCAGTGATGCGATTTCTGCAAAACAACGGATTACATTCTGTGACATTTAGATAACATGTTTGACAGGCAGTCACAAACTATGCCATAATTGTATTATATAGTGTAttttaatcaacatttcaaAAGCAAAGTGCTGTATAATAAAGccataattttttaaaatatatcacCACAAGGAAGATATAAGCTTTGTCTAAGGTCACTGAATATCTAAAGTAATTGCCCTGGATGTACACTGATTGTTTCCGTGAGACTCATTCCTTGAATGTTTATGAGACATACATTTCATAAAAGCACCCGTTACTACAATGGTGATTTGAAATTTGGGCACCATGGCAGCACAGTGGTCAGTGCCGTTACCCCACAGCAATGAGGTCCTGGGTTCAAGACCTGGCcaagtttgcatgttctccctgtgtctgtgtgggttctcTGGTACTCCAGCTTCTTCCCATAAAATTGCTGTCCAAAACAAATTGTGCTCTTTTCTGATGAGCAGTCtcacacatttaacatttgatgtcaacaaaattatttgaaaaaatacGTTGGGCTGCAACAGATAAGTGATTTCACatcactttcaaaatgtgtttaaatgtggaTTTAAGACATAACATCATATTGACTATTCTCTTTATACACACATATGCCAGTATTATAATAATTGCATGATTAAaactttaaagagaaaaaaaacctaacTTATGTAACTATTATAATGCAGTTGTGTACTTTTGTGTTATTCATGTCATCTGCAATCTGGTACATTACAGGCAAACATTTGTCCAAATCCTGTCAAAATTGTCAAACTTTAcgagaaaaaactgaataataTGCCACTGTGTTACACTAATTGTGCCATTATCTGaagccttaaaaaaaatgtttgtgcgAATAATTCATAGACTTGCACACTGACGAGGTAAAATGACTTGAATGTGTAGAGGTCCCACCTGTAATTAGAAAGGCCTGAAGTTGGTAACAGAGACAATCCTGAAGGTAAGTGTCCACAGGATCCGTCATTTTCACGTTTTCCATTCATTGTCTATGTAGGAAGCCATGCAATGCATTCTGACAGCATTGTGTTTCCAGAGACAGAGCATCACTAACCAGCTCCTCATTTGCATGAAGTTGAATTCTGGCAACTTCATGCAAATTGTTGTCGTCCTATGCGACAAAAGTTTTCAAACGGGCTGCCATGTTGGGCTAATGGGTAAAAGTAATCAGAATTCAACTTTAtgcaaatgatcaaaatgatcAAAGAAGTAGTAAACTTGCTTTTTGATTTCAGAAAGGGAAGTGACTGAAATCTCGTCCCTCCCTTCCATTCTCATTATTAAGCAGTGTCAGAGGAAGTCAACactaaaaatcaaatcaaataagaaTCTTCTTTGCTGAAAGAGTGACTTTGTGAAATGAATCCGTTAACCGAGGCTCCATTTAACCAGACTTCATACATAACACTCTCTATCAGTGATTTTCAACCACTGTTCCGTGGCACACCAGTGCTGTGAGAGATCATCAGGTGTGCCGTGGGAAATCGGGACATCCACGGCACCAATcggtccaaaaaaaaaaaggtatttagTTGCTGCAAATAATATGCCATTGTTGAGCATCTGTGCCTGCAATGTAGGTGCTTGCTAAGTAATTAAATACTCTTCCATGACAGTGGGTGGCAGCAGGTAGTGCAATAATGACCTtgttaatttaaaacaatagaATTAGTGATGCGCGCGAGAGTTGGCGGTGACAAGACGTACAACAGCGATGAATAAATacttaaaaaggaaaaattcaGACTCTGAACTGGGCCCTGGACAAAATGCTAACCAAGATGAAGAGCCTAGTACGAGAGGTGGtcaaaagaaagcaaaaacacCCAGTTGTTGCCAAGACTTTACCAGCAGACCTAGCTCCTGTGTTGGATGATGTCATGCGCATGTTAAACTCTGTAAAGACAAGACGCATATTTGCATCTTTATGTGAGGAAATGGGCGCGGAGCATAACACCTTATTGCTCTATACGGAGGTCCGATGGTTGTCACGCCGCAAAGTGCTGGCCCGTGTGTATGAGCCGCGAGAGGAACTAAAAGTATTTTTGACTGATGAGAGGTGCGATAATGCAGAGCTGCTTGTAAGTGATGAGTGGTGTGCAAGGCTGGCATACTTGACAGATGTATTTCAGcatctgaatgaactgaacacACGAATGCAAGGCCAAAATGAAAACCTGCTCACAAGCACAGACAAAATAAACTGCTTCCATTCAAAGGTGCACCTCTGGCAAAAACATCTGGAAGGTGCCAACCTTGACATGTTCCCCCTCACTCAGAAATGGCAAGGAGATGTCAACACTGCTGCACTGTGTGAGATAATAggtaaacatttgaaaactcTTGAGGAGAAGTTGTCATTTTATTTCCCCTCAACCTTCACTGAATGCCTTGACTGGGTTAGGGACCCATATAGCTCAGCAGCAGGTTTTGGAAAGGACATGACtctgcaggagcaggaggaactAACTGAACTGAGACAAGACCGTGGTTTAAAGCTACGCTGTGCTGATCTACCTTTGGACAGGTTTTGGTTGACTGCTGCCAAGGAGTTCCCCATTCTGGAAAACAGAGCTACTTCGACATTGCTCTCATTTTCCACAACATATATGTGAGCTGAGCTTTTCAAGCATGACTgctataaaaactaaaaacagagagagactgagagatgTTGAGgaagagctgtgtgtgtgcctttctTCAGTTCCTGCCAGGATATCATCTTTGTGTTCATCTGAACAGGCCTAGGTTTCACACTGAGTGTGAAACAAATTGTCAGTATCTATGCTGTATTAGGCTACAGTGTGtcattttgtaacatttttggTTGGTGGTGTGCTGTGGGATTTTTCAATGTAAAAAATGTGCCGTGGCAcaaaaaaggttgaaaaacaCTGCTCTACAAAACATTCAAACGTCTGAGAGAAAAGTTGGCATCAATTCACTTGTGATTTTAtggttatttttacttttgtgaaCACAGAATTCCACATGACCAAATTCAGTTatcactttttcaaatcaaacttttttctgttttcattagtACATGACAAAAGACCGAGCATTAACATATAAAACTGTTATTAGAcatcaaacagaaagaaagatctGCACTGAACGCTCAGATGTTCTGAATGGGGGCGACATTTTCAGCTCTTCAAACTCCAGTTTGTTGTGTTGCTACAGCAGCTGGCAGATTTGCTATGAGTTATCAGTCTGGAGTAGACACCTAGCTGTACCCTCTTAATGTCTCCTTTTATGGTCATTTTTATCTTGCTAAACAGTCTCTTCCTTGTTATTTGCATTAATGAGCTGTCTTACACCTAATGTTTAACTTCCTTGACTGCATACTATATAAGTGTGTGATACCCTCTCAGTCGGTgaagactgcagagacagacTGTTCCGTCTCACTGAAGCTCGACTCCACGAGTATCTACAGATTATTTCATTTAACAACTCCGTCTGTTCCTACTTTGGTGGAGGATGGCTGTGATGGCACTGATGGCAGCAGGGATAATTACTTTTGGAGTCTCTACAGGATTTGCAATGGTAGTGTATATGCTGGATGATGGCTTGTTTAACTGTAATTGTTGAGCATTAACGTCTGTAAGTAAGGTGACCATAAAACCTGATCATTAATTCTTTACTGATATGTCTATTGTTTCTTTAAAGGACTCTGCTGAGACTGGCTTGGACGATGTCATTCACCTGGACATGGCTCTAGAATCTGTTGATGACATGTACAGTGGCTGCAAAGACAACATGAAGTCCAAGGTGCTGAATGAATTCCTGCAGaatgagaaaaacagagacagcaaCTTCAAAAAGGCATGGGAAatggcagaaaagaaaaaattcacCGATCTGGAGAAAGAACAGGCTATGGCTATTAATGTTTATACTCGCGAGATACCCAATGTCTATCTTGATTTCAACAAAGCAGTTCGAACCAAGAAATCTAAGTACCAGACCAAATTCAGGTATCACACACTTCACTTCTTCCTGACTGACGCCCTTCAGACCCTCAACGCTTGCATACCAGATGCAAAAAGATGTCCTACTGTCTACCGCAGAACCAACTGCTACTTTAGCCAAGATGTTCTCAACAAGGGGATTCGCTTTGGCTCTTTTACCTCCAGCTCAATGCAAAAGTACCCCAGCTCTGTCAAATTTGGAAACAAGTCATGCTTTGAGATTGTCACATGCTCTGGAGCAGACATCACAAAGTACTCTGTGCTCAAGGGGGCAGAGAATGAAGTGCTGATCCCTCCGTATGAAGTCTTTAAAGTGACAGAGATAAAGAGGAGATCTGAGCAGAAGGATCTTCCATGTGAGGTGGTGTACAAAGTGAAAAGCACAGGAGTAAAGTCCAATACGAACTGTGCATTTTTCCCAAAAGCAGTCACCCAAATATAAGGTAAAAACttgatgttaaaataataaaaagtaatattttgggCAGCTCGTCTCGCTGTACTCTAAGGTCAGGGGGCAAAGAGAGGAGTGCTGATCCCTCCGTATGAGATCTTTAAAGTCatagagataagaaataatCCTGGTCGTTCTCCATGTGAGGCGGAGTAGATAATGAGAAGCACAAAGAATACTTTGTCCAATATGAATTGTGTAGtgacatgttttatataatGTTAACAAAACATTATATATTACAAATTGACTTGAATCAAAACTCCTTTGAAAATCGATTTTTTTTGTTCgctacacacatacattaatATTCCAATAAAATAACGATACCAAATCAGATTTAAAAGTTGAACAGTCAGTGTGTAGAAGTCGTACTGTGCAGCAGGTGTTAAAGATTAGACCCATGAGATGACATGAAATACATTCTCAACACACACTGTAGGTGAATCTGAAATAGAAAATTGCTTTAAGCCGCTTTTAACAGCCTGATGATGCATCTTTGAAAGAGGTTGCTCGCTCCTCCGCTTGCGCAAAATGTTTGAATGATATTTTTCAATGtatacaattacagtaaaacattgtacttgtttgattttgttgttgtttgttgtcattttcattggAAATTGGATCCTCTATACAATTTTATTGTATCTGtcacaaaagaagaaaagcatTAAACAGCCTTGTGTTTCACAAATTGTGGATGTTtgtcaaatgttttcacagtttgATTCATTTACTAAAATGTGTCCTCTCATTGCCTGACAGACAAAATCCAAATGGTAAAAGCTCTGAGTTGATTAAAGAGTTCATTTGTTTATCTGAGCCACGTACAGTTAACACTGTGCGCTCACAGCATTTAAGCTTCAGCTTTGACTTGGGAATATAAGtcattcaataaaataaatcaaagggCAGATTGCAGTAAGGAGTCTCAACAACCCACTGATCTCCTTCTGACCTCCTATTTGTCAGACTAAGCAACCAGGaagttagagaaaaaaaactgtctcaGCTGGTGCTTTTGTCTCACTGTTTATCAGTTTCCCCCCAAACAAATATTGAGTCTTTACTGCATTAAATTTTAATATATCATTATGTGCATTTGATGTCCTtatgtatactgtatgcatCTTTATACAGTATAAGCCATGCACCAGAGAAAATATCcattattttctgcattttctgtATCTTGACTCACACTCTATGTGCTGACAGCTCAGTCCCTCATGTAACCTCACTTGCCTTTTATaatcatgttaaaatgtcttccttgTTGTCTGACTTTGCTGTCTAATCTAACACCCCATGTGTGACTTCCCTTCATCATAACAACTGCTTACTATGAAAGTGCCCTCTCAGTCACTGGATAATAATAACTTCATCTACACTGTATTGTTAACAACATACAGTGGCATTCTGCAAAATGAGTCTCGAGAAAGGACACGGCCCTGGTCACCCTCAGTTAATGAGGGGGTGAAAATTGTTAAAAAAGTGAGTCTAATATGGCTTAAAACAGAGGCCATCTGTAGGAGAGGAGGGGCAGTGTAGAGAGGAACAGTCGTCCTTCTCACCCTAATGATACATTTGAGTCCCTCACATCTCAGACACATCACATTATCAGATCAGTTTGGTACattcttatttttctgttttttgtcatgAACCTGATTTTGAACTGATGACATGTTGCTGAAGTCCGCTACAGACAATTACTTCTGTTTGAGGTTTCCAAGACCTCAATCGTAAAAAAATGGTTAAATACAATgtattatataaatacaatgtATTTAACCATGTCATAAAGAGATGCAGATGCCAGAGACCTCCTGCGAAACCAACACAGAAGAGAAACGGTGCCATCTAGTGGGGAATCTCACACAATGAAGCTGAACTGCAAACTCCACCAACATCTCATATGCCTATGTCATTTTGAACACCCAATCATAGATACATTTATAACTCCACATCAGCTACTTGATATTTGTAAAATAACCTGATCAActcagttgtgttgtgttgtagcACAACCGATACTGAGCTCTTATTTGTAACAAGGAGGTACACAAAATCAGAAATGCTCACCTAAAATCAAATgatttgtgcagaaattctCTAAATACTCAGCCAGGTGGCTTTTCCTTTTATGatcatgttaaaatgtcttcctctgtgtcttcctctgtgactcgcaacccacatactcagctctgctgctcatcccacaaatccttacaaatgtggcacaaTTTAAAAGGGAAATGAATAGGCTTTCCAACAATATAAGAgttattgccaagaagcattgttacaacaaagaaattatctaccaaacacaaatttccttactttttgtgctattaATAAGTGACAATGATACATTTAACATGAATGTTCTGTCTCAGGCCGTCTTTTACAGCTCAATAACCTACTTTAGAATCCAGTTTCATATATTACTCTTtgcataaaaataacaaaaatgacacattacTTCTGATTAAGGTGTCTGTAAGAATTagaaatcattttatttgagCAAAATGACAACCATGAATAGGAAAATCTCACATGAATTATCTGTCCATTTAACTTTTACaagaattataaataaaattcagaATCATACCCTGTAAGCAATTAAGACCCAAAATACAATTCATAGAAGATTCAGTATAATAATTCAAACAAAGATGATAAAAAGTCTGACCCTCAAACTGGTTATTCTTAAGGCCTGTCACTGTTTCTGAGGAATGAAAGAGTCTCACTCAAACAACGTTTATTTCCTTTCACCATTGCCATCTTTTGTCTACAGGGACCGCTAGATTCTACCAAAACATttaagttccttgtagtagcttcAAgggttaaataaacatttaacttttaaattTACATCCAAAATAATCAGTTGGTGACTCCATAAGAAATCATTTGATAGAAGACTTCTTCAGAGTACGACTAACACTTCActataaacatgtatttttccTAATGGGAAAGCTCACTCTCTGCATGTCCTCACACACCTTTACTGCAAGAACATTTCCCATTCCTCTGCAGGTAAAGGAGCAGCTGGACAAACCCACTTGCAAAAGTAATGCAAGTACACACgtatgtgaatattttcctACACATTCACCCACAAAAATACAATGTTTTAACCTTGGAGAGTTTATGTAAATTCCAGAAAATCCAGTGATAACTCCCCAAGCCACCCCAGAGAAGGCCGCCTTGTACCTTACTGTAGTGGTTTATCACAGGGTGAACCGCAGCCAGAAACTGCTCTATGCAGATACAACACTGCAGTATAGGGCAGCCGCTCCACAGTAAACCATCAGAAATTTTTGATAGAGGTTTCACTGTCACTCTGTCTGAACTCTGTCACCATTGTGCctatatatatgtttatgttcccaatctctcactcacactcatTAAACCTGAACAAAATGCATTGAGTTGAAACAGGTGAAGcctttttcatcatcatcatcatcatcatcatcattatcatcatcatcatcatcatcatcatcatcatcatcatcacaacattATTTaccaaacatgaaaatgaatgaagcTTGGACATCTTgttcaagaagaagaagactgtttacttgtatgtacagtatataatgaaaaaaagatgcCACCATGAGAATCAAGTGGAGGCAGAATACAAGCAGACGTTTGTTTACATTATTGATCCCACTGTTGTTCTGTGGTACATGGTATATTCTTGCACATTTGTGctatgtaatttaaatgttatataacccaaaatcaccagaaaacatcacacacactagTGATACTACAATATAGAGTGcaaatacatacacatgcatagGCATTTTGACAGTGACAATCAGAACGCCCTGAAGCAGGGGAGATTTCCAGTCCTGTGAAGGTAAAGGAGGGGCTGTATAAACCCAGTTGCTAAAGCTATGCCTGTGCAAATGGTTAAGACAGTCACAAAATCTGAAATACTCAAGCAGCACTGCATTGGAATAACGGCAACatagaaaaagaaattaatggCCATGGAAATCATGATcagcaaaatgattttaaaggcCCTTCTCTTCACTGaattgctcttcttcttcttcgctgTGGTTTTTTCTCCAGGCCCAGGGCGTTTCAGAGCAGAAAGAACCGAGAGGCAGCAGAAAAGCATTACGAAGAGGAAGAGTATGTTCTGGACGAAATACCCATAAAGATACAGATTGTTTGAAAAGGTGTACACACAGTATATGCAGGAAACCAAGGCAATCAGCCAGACAACACAGCAGCAGGCCACCTTGTGCCTCAGCTGTTTAA containing:
- the LOC141004773 gene encoding NAD(P)(+)--arginine ADP-ribosyltransferase 1-like encodes the protein MAVMALMAAGIITFGVSTGFAMDSAETGLDDVIHLDMALESVDDMYSGCKDNMKSKVLNEFLQNEKNRDSNFKKAWEMAEKKKFTDLEKEQAMAINVYTREIPNVYLDFNKAVRTKKSKYQTKFRYHTLHFFLTDALQTLNACIPDAKRCPTVYRRTNCYFSQDVLNKGIRFGSFTSSSMQKYPSSVKFGNKSCFEIVTCSGADITKYSVLKGAENEVLIPPYEVFKVTEIKRRSEQKDLPCEVVYKVKSTGVKSNTNCAFFPKAVTQI